Below is a genomic region from Gemmobacter sp. 24YEA27.
CTGCCAGAGCGTCCGGCAAAGCTGCCGCCAAAGCCCCGGGCAGCATCTCCGGTCAGATCTCCAGGTTAAGTCTTCGGGAGAAAAGATAGGGGCGGCTCTCCCGCGCTGCGAGGGCGGATAAGGAATTTATCCCTCTTAACTGGATTTTTCGGCGCTTTTCTTTTGAAATCGGCCCGGCTAGGGTCGGGAAAGGATCTCGGTCCAATCAGGGAGATATCAATGAAAAAGTTTCTGCTGGCCACTGCGGCCTGCGCGCTGGCGGCTGGCTCGGCCTCGGCTGAGGATGTGAAACTCGGCATCCTGCTCGGCTTCACCGGCCCCATCGAAACCATCGCGCCGAATATGGCGCTGGCGTCGGAAATGGCGATCAAAGAAGTGAACGACTCCGGCAAGGCCGCCAATGGCTGGGTTTTCTCGGGCGTGCGCGCAGACAGCAGCTGCATTGATGCGGCCCTCGCCACGGCAGCCGCCGAACGCCTGATCACCTCGGAAAGCGTCAAGGGCATCATCGGCGCCGATTGCTCGGGCGTGACCCGCGCCGTTCTGACCAATGTGGCCATGCCGAACGGGATCGTGATGATCTCGCCTTCTGCCACCTCGCCGGCCTTGTCGGATGATCCGGATGAAGGTCTCTTCTTCCGCACCGTGCCCTCGGATGCCCGCGAAGGCATCATCATGGGCGACATTCTGGCCGAGCGTGGCGTGAAGTCGATCGCGATCTCCTATTCCAACTCGGATTACGGCAAGGGCCAGGCGGATGCGATTGCTGCGGCTGCCGAAGCCAAGGGGATCAAGGTCACCATCAACGCGTCGCATGACGATGGCAAAGCCGATTACTCGGCCGAAGTCGCGGCGCTGGCCGCAGCGGGCGGCGATGTGCTCGTGGTGGCGGGCTATGTCGACCAGGGTGGCAAAGGCATCATCCAGGCCGCGGTCGACACCGGCGCCTTCACGACCTTCGGCCTGCCGGGCGGTATGTTCGGGGAATCCCTGACCGAAGCCATTGGCGCCCCGCTGGAAGGGTCTTACGGTCAGCACCCGTCGTCAGACGCGGCCGGCTACCAGACCTATCTGGACCTGGCCACCGCCAATGACCCGAGCTTTGACGGCACCACCAACTTTGCGCCGAACACCTATGACGCGACTGCGATCATGATCCTTGCCATGCAGGCCGCCGGGTCGACCGACCCCAAGGTCTACAAAGACAAGATCATGGAAGTCGCCAATGGCCCCGCCGATGGCTCGGGCGAGGTGATCAACCCCGGCGAGCTGGGCAAGGCGCTGGAGCTGATCGCGGCCGGCAAAGCCATCAACTATGAAGGCGCCACCGGCGTGACCTTCCTGGAGAATGGCGATGTCACCGGGCGCTACCGCGAATATGAAATCAAGGACGGCAAGTGGGAAACGGTGAAATATCACTGATTTCCGGCTGACGTAGGGGCAATTGCCCCGGTCTCTGCCTTGACAGGCCCTGCAGGCCCGTGCATCCGCGCGGGCCTGTGACAAACAAAGCGCCACCCGGCCGCGTCTGACGGCAGTATCAGCGGGGGCAATCAGGGGAAGTGCATGATCCGGGTCGAGAACCTTCACCGGCATTTTGGCGGCTTTCATGCTGTCGATGGCGCCAGTCTTGAGATCCGCAAGGGCACGATCACCGGGCTGATCGGTCCGAACGGCGCCGGGAAATCCACCCTGTTCAATGTGATCGCCGGCCGGCTGCCGCCGACATCCGGCAAGGTCTTCATGGATGGGGAAGAGATCACCGGCCTTGCGCCGCATGAGCTGTTCCACAAAGGCCTTCTGCGCACCTTCCAGATCGCCCATGAATTCGGATCGATGACGGTGCGCGAGAACCTGATGATGGTCCCGGGGAGCCAACATGGCGAGCATCTCTGGAACGCCCTCTTCTCACGCGGCAAAATCCGCGAAGAGGAAGAGCGGCTCCGCGCCAAGGCCGATGAGGTGCTGGACTTCCTGACCATCAGCCATATCGCCGATAACAAGGCGAGCCAGATTTCCGGCGGTCAGAAAAAGCTTGTGGAGCTGGGCCGCACCATGATGGTCGACGCGAAAGTCGTCTTTCTGGATGAGGTCGGCGCCGGGGTGAACCGCACGCTTCTGAACACGATCGGCGATGCGATCCTGCGGCTGAACAGGGAACGCGGCTATACGTTCTGCGTCATCGAGCATGATATGGATTTCATCGGCCGCTTCTGCGACCCGGTGATCGTCATGGCCGAAGGCAAAGTGCTGGCCGAAGGCAGCGCCGCCGAGATCCGCGCCGATGAGCGCGTGATCGAGGCCTATCTGGGCCGTGGCCTGAAGAACAAGCTGAAGGCCGGCGCATGAGGCGGTGGGTCGGGATCTCCCCGCGCATCAGGGTAATTTCAACATTCTTACTTTCGGGGAGGCGTAATGGCGCATCCTTTTCTGATCGGCGAAAACATGACCGGCGGCTATGGCCCGGTTGATATCCTTCATTCCTGTACCCTCGCCGTCGAAAAGGGCGAGATCGCGGTGATCGTCGGCCCGAACGGCGCCGGCAAATCCACCGCGATGAAGGCGGTGTTCGGCATGCTGTCCTTACGCTCGGGCACGGTGCGGCTGGATGGCGAGGATATCACGAAACTCTCTCCCCAGGCGCGGGTGCGCAAAGGGATGGGGTTCGTGCCGCAGACCCAGAACATTTTCACCACGATGACGGTCGAGGAAAACCTCGAAATGGGCGCCTTCATCCGCGAGGATGAAGGGATCCAGGATACGATGGCGCAGATCTATGACCTGTTCCCGATCCTGAAGGAAAAGCGCAACCAGGCGGCGGGCGAGCTTTCCGGTGGCCAGCGCCAGCAGGTCGCGGTCGGGCGCGCATTGATGACGCGGCCCAGGGTGCTGATGCTCGACGAGCCGACCGCCGGGGTCTCGCCCATCGTGATGGATGAGCTGTTCGACCGCATCATTGAGATCGCCCGCACCGGCATCTCGATCCTGATGGTGGAACAAAACGCCCGCCAGGCGCTGGAGATCGCGGATAAGGGCTTTGTGCTGGTTCAGGGCGCGAACCGCTATACCGACTCGGGTGCGGCGCTGCTGTCGGACCCGGAGGTCCGCAGATCCTTCCTAGGGGGCTGAAAAGGTGCGCAGCATCCCCCCGCTGGCCCCTGTGCTGCTTTCTTCGGGCCCCGCTTTGGCGGTCCGGCGTCTCAGCTGCAATGCGGTTTTCAGATGTGATGCTTTTGCTCACTTTTGCTCATTTCATATGAGCGCGCCCCTCGCGGCTCTGCCCCTGTCAGCCAGGAAAGCGGCGCTTGTCATGGCAGTCCTTTGCACCCTGCCCCCGTGAGTGTAAGCGCCCGCACTCTCGACTGCAGCGTCCGGTATGAATGTTCCGGCGGCAGCTGCAAAGAGACGAGCCGCCATTACCGCACCCATGCCGGCCCGAAAAAGATTGAGGTCCAGAGCCAGGGCTATGCGACCGATCTTGTGATGCTCGACAAAACCTCGGGCGGCGATCTTGTTTACGGGGGCCAGATCGGCCCGAATTTCTATGGTGTCTTCTTTCTTGCCCCGTCGAATGGCGCGCAGCTGATGCTGCAGGGCGTCAATGGCTGGTCGGAAAACAAGACCGAGATGCTGATTTGCACGGAGGCCACGGGCTGATGGATATTCTCAACGCCCTTGTGGCTTTCGCCAATTTCATACTGGTGCCGGGGCTGACCTATGGCAGCCAGCTGGCGCTTGGCGCGCTTGGGGTCTCGCTGGTCTTCGCGGTGCTGAGGTTTTCGAATTTTGCGCATGGCGACACGATGGCGCTTGGCACGGTGATGGCGATCCTTTTCACCTGGATGCTGCAAAGCTGGGGCATTTCTGCCGGCCCGCTGCCGACAGCACTGATCGCGCTGCCATTCGCGATCATCGCGACCTCGGTGCTGGTGCTGGGCTCTGATATCGTCGTCTACCGCTTTTACCGCCGTGCCAAAGCGAAACCGATCATCCTGATGATCGCCTCGATCGGCGTCATGTTCGTGATGAATGGCCTGGTGCGGATGATCCTTGGCACACGCGAGATTCAGTTTGCCGATGGCGAGCGCTTCCTGCTGCCACCCGCCGCCTTCCGCGCCGCCACGGGCCTCGCCGAGCCTCTGGCGATCCGCACCTCACAGGCGGTGTCCGTGATCGTCGCGGTGATCTGCGTTGCGGCGCTGTTCTGGTTTCTGAACCGCACCCGCACGGGCAAGTCGATGCGGGCTTTTTCCGACAATGAAGATCTGGCGCTGCTGTCGGGGATCAATCCGGACCGCGTGGTGATGGTGACCTGGATCATCGCCGCGGCGCTGGCGACCATTGCCGGCACGCTTTACGGGCTTGATAAAAACTACCGGGTCTTTGTCTATTTTGGGATGCTGCTGCCGATCTTTGCCAGCGCCATTGTCGGCGGGCTTGGCTCGCCCATCGGCGCGATCATCGGCGGCTTTGTCATCGCTTTCTCGGAAATCCTGATCACCAACGCCTGGAGCAAGATCCTCGGCTATCTGACGCCGGAGGGCTGGCTGGGCGACGGGCTCTACCAGGCGCTCTCGACCGATTACAAAGTGGCGGTGAGTTTCGTGATCCTGATCATCGTGCTTCTGGTAAAGCCCAACGGCATCATGGGGAGCAAATAAGATGCGCAATACCCTTCTCTTTGCCGGCGTCGCGGCTCTCTTCCTGCTGACCGGCTTTTTTCAAAGCTGGAACCTCGCGCTCAATATTCTGAACCTTGCGCTGATCTCGGCGGTGATGGCGATTGGTGTGAATATCCAATGGGGCTGGGCCGGGCTCTTCTCGGCCGGGATCGTCGGCTTTGTCGCCCTTGGCGGCGTCGGGGTGGCGCTGGTCTCGGGCAAACCCGTCGCCGGCGCCTGGGAGGCCGGCACGCCCGAAATCCTCTCGGCGCTGGTCTTTGGCGCCATTGCAATCGTGCTGGCGGTCTGGATGCAGAAAAAGCTGCCAAAGGGCAGCACGCGAACGCTGGCGACCATCGCTTTCCTGCTCGTCTGTTTCTTCATCTACCGCGCGCTGCTTGACCCTGCCGTCATGGCGGTCGAGGCGAATGACTCGTCGAAAGCCGGGCATATCGGTGGTCTCGGGCTCAACTCGCTCTGGGCCTGGCCAGTGGGTGCGGCTCTGGCGGGGGCCGTGGCCTGGGTGATCGGCAAAGTGGCGCTTGGTCTGCGCGAGGATTATCTCGCCATTGCGACACTGGGGATCGGCGAGATCATCATTGCCGCGCTGAGGAATGAGGACTGGCTGGCGCGCGGGGTCAAGAACCTGATCGACCTGCCCCGCCCCTGGCCGGTGCCATATGAGCTGGAGCTGCAGCGCAACCCGGATTTCACCGACTGGATCGGGCTGGTGAATGCCGATCCGGTTCCGGCCTCGGCCATTGCGGTGAAACTGCTTTACGCGGGCCTGTTTGCCATCGTTGTACTGGTGTTGTTGTGGCTGTGTGAGCGCGCGCTTAACAGCCCCTGGGGGCGCATGACCCGCGCGATCCGCGACAATGAAATCTCGGCCGCCGCAATGGGCAAGAATGTCAAATACCGCCATTTGCAGATTTTCATCCTCGGCTCTGCCGTGGTGGGGCTGGCGGGGGCGATGATGACCTCGCTTGATGGCCAGCTGACACCGTCAAGCTATGCACCGCTGCGCTTTACCTTCCTGATCTGGGTGATGGTGATCGTTGGCGGTTCGGGCAATAACAAGGGCGCCATTCTGGGCGGCATTCTGATCGGCTGGCTCTATCTGGCGGCAGAATCCTTTGGGCCGATGATCATGGGCTGGCTGACCTCGGTTCTGCCGGCAGGACCGGTGAAAACCCAGCTGGCGGAATCTGCGGCGCATATGCGGCTCCTGATGCTTGGGGTGATCCTCCTGCTGGTGCTGCGCTTTGCACCGCGCGGGCTGATCCCCGAGAAATGAGCCGAGAACCCGGCCCCTTGCCCTTCGCGCTCATCCTGGCGATCTGGGGGGAGCGCTATGGCGCCGCGCATATCAATGGCATCGTCCAGGGGGCCTTTGACCACTCGCCCGGGATGCGCGAGGCCGTGCTGGTCAGCGACCGCCCGCGTCCGGATCTCGATCCCCGAATCCGCCAATGCCTGTTCCCTGCCCCCTTCAACCAGCCGGAATTCTTTTTGCCCGGCTACCGTGCAAAACTCGCGGTGCTCTCGCCCGAGATCACGCCCCGCGATCTGCGCTGCATCTATATCGACCTCGATTCGGCGGTGATCGGTGATCTGGGGCGTCTGGCGGCCCTGGTCACGGATGAAACGAGCCTCTTCATGCTGCCCCCTCCCGGGCTTGGCTTTTCGCGGCTGCGCCGGCTGCTCGACCGGTTGCGCCCGGGGGCGCATTTTCCGGTCGGGAACTCTTCGGTCCTCGCATTTCACTCAGGCGTTACTCCCAATCCGGCCAGCCTCTACGCGGCCATTTTGCAAGATCCGCTGGATACGACCGCAGGCGGCATGTATATTGATGACGTCATCATCTCCTCGCTCGCACGCGACATCATCCGGGCCGTGCCGAAGGATTGCGCCGTGATGCTGCGGCGCGAATTCATGTCAAAACTGCCGTTCTGGCCCCGGATCAAGGCCGCTCTGCCCTGGATCGCCGCCCGGCGCCGCCATATCGCGGTGGTGACGATGAACGGGCCCGAGGTCAAAGCCGAACAGCTTGGCCAGCTGGCAACGGGCAGCCCAATCCGCGACGGGCGCGGCCGCAAAGGGGTCTGGTCTCCTGCGGCAATCGGCGCGGTATGGCCGGAACTGGCCCGCGCCTGCCGTCGCATCGCCGAGACCTGCTGTATAAACGACACTCAAAGTCGCCGATGAACAAGAATCCCGCCAGGTGCGCCCGATAATCCCGATATGATCTGAAAGGGATGGCTATGCGCACATCAGTCCGGGTTGTGGTGATTGGCGGCGGGGTGGTTGGGTGTTCGGTGCTTTACCACCTGACAAAGCTCGGCTGGACGGATGTGATGCTGATCGAGCGCTCGGAGCTGACCTCGGGATCGACCTGGCACGCGGCGGGCGGGTTTCACACCATGAACGGCGACACCAATATGGCGGCGCTGCAGGGTTATACGATCCGGCTGTACAAGGAACTCGAAGAGATCACCGGCATGTCCTGCGGGCTGCACCATGTTGGCGGCGTGACTTTGGCCGACAACCCGGCGCGGTTTGAACAGCTGAAGGCCGAGCGCGCGAAACACCGCTACATGGGGCTCGATACCGAGATCCTCTCGCCTGCCGAGATTTCAAAACTGACCGATGGCATGGTCAATCTCGACGGCATCATCGGCGGGCTCTACGACCCGCTGGACGGGCATCTTGATCCCTCGGGCACCACCCATGCCTATGCAAAGGCCGCGCGAATGGCGGGGGCCGTGATTGTCCTGAATAACCGCGTGCTGGAGACGAACCCGACGAAAGACGGCTGGGAGGTTGTGACTGAAAAAGGCACCGTGACCTGCGAACATCTGGTGAATGCCGGCGGCCTCTGGGCGCGGGAAATCGGCGCCATGGCCGGCGTTTACCTTCCGCTTCTGCCGATGGCGCATCAGTATCTGGTGACCGAGGACATCCCCGAGATCATGGAGATCCTCGCCCAGGGCCGCGAGTTCCCGCATGTGATGGATCCGGGCGGCGAGAGCTATCTGCGCCAGGAAGGTCGCGGTTTGTGCATCGGCTTTTATGAGAAACCCTGCGAGCCCTGGGCACTCGACGGCACGCCCTGGACATTCGGACACGAGCTCCTGAACGAGAATTTCGACAAGATCGAGGATTCCGTCGCTTTCGCTTATCGCCGCTTCCCGGTCCTGGAACGCTCGGGCGTCAAGCGGGTGATCCACGGGCCCTTCACCTTTGCCCCCGACGGCAACCCGCTGATCGGCCCGGTGCCAGGGCTCAAAAACTACTGGTCGGCCTGTGCGGTCATGGCGGGCTTCAGCCAGGGCGGCGGCATGGGACTGGCACTGGCGCAATGGATGATCGAAGGCGAGGTCGAACGTGACCCGCGCGGCTTTGACGTGGCGCGTTTCGGCACCTGGACCAGCCCCGGCTATACCGTGCCGAAGGTCATCGAAAACTACCAGATGCGGTTTAACGTCTCTTACCCGAACGAGGAACG
It encodes:
- a CDS encoding ABC transporter substrate-binding protein; protein product: MKKFLLATAACALAAGSASAEDVKLGILLGFTGPIETIAPNMALASEMAIKEVNDSGKAANGWVFSGVRADSSCIDAALATAAAERLITSESVKGIIGADCSGVTRAVLTNVAMPNGIVMISPSATSPALSDDPDEGLFFRTVPSDAREGIIMGDILAERGVKSIAISYSNSDYGKGQADAIAAAAEAKGIKVTINASHDDGKADYSAEVAALAAAGGDVLVVAGYVDQGGKGIIQAAVDTGAFTTFGLPGGMFGESLTEAIGAPLEGSYGQHPSSDAAGYQTYLDLATANDPSFDGTTNFAPNTYDATAIMILAMQAAGSTDPKVYKDKIMEVANGPADGSGEVINPGELGKALELIAAGKAINYEGATGVTFLENGDVTGRYREYEIKDGKWETVKYH
- a CDS encoding ABC transporter ATP-binding protein translates to MIRVENLHRHFGGFHAVDGASLEIRKGTITGLIGPNGAGKSTLFNVIAGRLPPTSGKVFMDGEEITGLAPHELFHKGLLRTFQIAHEFGSMTVRENLMMVPGSQHGEHLWNALFSRGKIREEEERLRAKADEVLDFLTISHIADNKASQISGGQKKLVELGRTMMVDAKVVFLDEVGAGVNRTLLNTIGDAILRLNRERGYTFCVIEHDMDFIGRFCDPVIVMAEGKVLAEGSAAEIRADERVIEAYLGRGLKNKLKAGA
- a CDS encoding ABC transporter ATP-binding protein is translated as MAHPFLIGENMTGGYGPVDILHSCTLAVEKGEIAVIVGPNGAGKSTAMKAVFGMLSLRSGTVRLDGEDITKLSPQARVRKGMGFVPQTQNIFTTMTVEENLEMGAFIREDEGIQDTMAQIYDLFPILKEKRNQAAGELSGGQRQQVAVGRALMTRPRVLMLDEPTAGVSPIVMDELFDRIIEIARTGISILMVEQNARQALEIADKGFVLVQGANRYTDSGAALLSDPEVRRSFLGG
- a CDS encoding branched-chain amino acid ABC transporter permease, giving the protein MDILNALVAFANFILVPGLTYGSQLALGALGVSLVFAVLRFSNFAHGDTMALGTVMAILFTWMLQSWGISAGPLPTALIALPFAIIATSVLVLGSDIVVYRFYRRAKAKPIILMIASIGVMFVMNGLVRMILGTREIQFADGERFLLPPAAFRAATGLAEPLAIRTSQAVSVIVAVICVAALFWFLNRTRTGKSMRAFSDNEDLALLSGINPDRVVMVTWIIAAALATIAGTLYGLDKNYRVFVYFGMLLPIFASAIVGGLGSPIGAIIGGFVIAFSEILITNAWSKILGYLTPEGWLGDGLYQALSTDYKVAVSFVILIIVLLVKPNGIMGSK
- a CDS encoding branched-chain amino acid ABC transporter permease, with translation MRNTLLFAGVAALFLLTGFFQSWNLALNILNLALISAVMAIGVNIQWGWAGLFSAGIVGFVALGGVGVALVSGKPVAGAWEAGTPEILSALVFGAIAIVLAVWMQKKLPKGSTRTLATIAFLLVCFFIYRALLDPAVMAVEANDSSKAGHIGGLGLNSLWAWPVGAALAGAVAWVIGKVALGLREDYLAIATLGIGEIIIAALRNEDWLARGVKNLIDLPRPWPVPYELELQRNPDFTDWIGLVNADPVPASAIAVKLLYAGLFAIVVLVLLWLCERALNSPWGRMTRAIRDNEISAAAMGKNVKYRHLQIFILGSAVVGLAGAMMTSLDGQLTPSSYAPLRFTFLIWVMVIVGGSGNNKGAILGGILIGWLYLAAESFGPMIMGWLTSVLPAGPVKTQLAESAAHMRLLMLGVILLLVLRFAPRGLIPEK
- a CDS encoding FAD-dependent oxidoreductase, encoding MRTSVRVVVIGGGVVGCSVLYHLTKLGWTDVMLIERSELTSGSTWHAAGGFHTMNGDTNMAALQGYTIRLYKELEEITGMSCGLHHVGGVTLADNPARFEQLKAERAKHRYMGLDTEILSPAEISKLTDGMVNLDGIIGGLYDPLDGHLDPSGTTHAYAKAARMAGAVIVLNNRVLETNPTKDGWEVVTEKGTVTCEHLVNAGGLWAREIGAMAGVYLPLLPMAHQYLVTEDIPEIMEILAQGREFPHVMDPGGESYLRQEGRGLCIGFYEKPCEPWALDGTPWTFGHELLNENFDKIEDSVAFAYRRFPVLERSGVKRVIHGPFTFAPDGNPLIGPVPGLKNYWSACAVMAGFSQGGGMGLALAQWMIEGEVERDPRGFDVARFGTWTSPGYTVPKVIENYQMRFNVSYPNEERPAARPFRTTPMYDVFDGMGAVWGSQYGLEVVNYFALPGEPRYETPTFKRSNAWEATAREVRGLREGVGINELQNFGKYLVKGAGARAWLDRIMAGRIPKPGRISLTPMLAVSGKIIGDFTVSCLSETEFQLTASYGAQGWHLRWFQDHAAPGVTVENISDTRSGFTIAGPNARKLLARVTRTDVSAKSFKFMDVKPMTVGMANCFVQRVSYTADLGYEIFCDQMLVRHLWEVLMKAGADLGITPFGMRAMMSLRLDKWFGSWGREFSPDYTPAETGLDRFIAWTKPVDWIGKEAALKERETGPARRLVTMEVDVSDADVVAWEPVWLDGKVVGWCTSGGYSHWTGKSLALGFIPAGRVEDGLALEVEILGERRPARVHLAPVWDDGGRMRD